The genomic DNA CTGCCCGTAAGAGCGCCCCGGCCACCGGCGGCGTCAAGAAGCCCCATCGTTACAGGCCCGGTACCGTGGCTCTCAGAGAGATCCGTCGTTACCAGAAATCCACCGAGCTGCTCATCCGCAAGCTGCCCTTCCAGCGTCTGGTCCGTGAGATCGCTCAGGACTTCAAGACCGACCTGCGCTTCCAGAGCTCCGCTGTCATGGCTCTGCAGGAGGCCAGCGAGGCTTACCTGGTCGGTCTCTTCGAGGACACCAACCTGTGCGCCATCCACGCCAAGAGGGTCACCATCATGCCCAAAGACATCCAGCTGGCCAGAAGGATCCGCGGAGAGAGAGCTTAATCTGTCTACTGCTCCAAAACACCCACAacggctcttttaagagccaccaCATTTTACTAAAGAGATAATCCTTTACTATTTGTTGAATTCATAGTGATGAGTTTATTATTTGATTCTAGTCCCATGTTGTCAACTAATTGGGTCATACAGTACTGCAACCACAGTAACATTACAATGTAGTCATCTCTAACCATAGAGAGCACAGACATTaatttattaatataataaacacTACATTAGTGTTACATTTAATTCATTCTCCACTTAACTATATTTGAATTTGAGGAGTTATTAGAATTAATCAGAGTTTTTCAGTTAGATATAAACAgtacacatattttaaatatgtaatatCTAAATAAGAGACATTGTCAATATTTAATCTCCCTCATGTTTCTTGAGGTGCAGATTTCTAGAATCATCGTTCAGCTACAAGAACTTCAGTAAATCACCAGCACACACTATGAACTCAGGAATCACTTTGTTATAGACGTTTTAatttttacaataaattaatGAGTcccataaaaacattttgaagttgataCCATTACTTCTACGGGCCTTTAAATTTGGATCACAAACGGGATCACTGACGACCACTTGGAATAAATATAACAGTGATCCATAAAGATGGTTAAGATGCTACAGGATGCTCCTCATACAGATCCATATCATTATTAAATACTGATCATGAAATACTAACTTTAGTTATAGCCTGTAGATTAAAGGATACTGTACCTGATATTACAGACAATGATGAATGCAGGTTAAGATCCACCACATTAGATTAATTATCTTTAAAGACGCACTATGGGAACAAATAATGACCTCTAAAGACACAGTTCTCTGAACCACCACAGACACATCAAAAAGTCTCATATATGAAAAGTATATTCATCAAatatgtgtgtctttatataacacacacacacacacacacacacacacacacacacacacacacacacacacacacacacacacacacacacacacacacaatccatgCACATGATAAAAAAGTCTTGttataaaaaatgattgatggactgaggaaacacacaagaagataataaaacactaaaagatGATCTTTAAATCAACTAAAGAGACTCAGATATAAAATATATGTTTAATCAAAACTACTTCAAAGTTAGAtactatatataatatatattcagtTAAAAGGTCTTCAGTTTGCTTTCATAAATATCGACATGAAGCCGTGGAGATGAAACGATAATGATAATTATCAGGATATAAACGTTGTGTGTTGACCTCAGGTCTTCAGGTAAACTCATCCATCATCTGAGCATCACTTTAACTTTTCCTGTTGAACTTTACACTGTAAGGGAATTTAGATAAACTTGTGAAGTACTTTGGATTAGAGAAGAGTGAAACTGGATTTTCATCTCAGGATTTCCTGAATCACCTCTCTGTGACTGACCAACTGGTAATTATCATCTCTATTAAGAACAATGTGATTCCCTTTGCTCTGCTCTCCATGTTTGATTCTATTGTGTGGAGGTGTGGGAGCCTTTGGGTAGACGTTCTGCTGTTGATCGTCTGTGGGTGTGGTTGTTTTCTGtagtgtttaatgttttaaatgttctttaattTATTGAGACTGTAGGAgagtttgtctctttttaaagtCACTGTGAGCGatgatcttgtttttatttctttagagAACTAGCAATGCTCCTACTTTTGGAAGACATTTCTCTTACAAcataataaaaaagacaattttctAAAGACTTGAGGGATCCAGTGGGTTCATAAGACCATTAAGAGCTTCATTAACTTATTCTATAACAAACAGAGGTGTAATGTGTGCTCTATCTCTCGTCTCTGTTAGTCGTCATGCAGCTGAGTTCTGGATATATAGAGGACATAGATATCTACCTGTAACTTGTGATCGTCACAGTCCCAGTTTATTAAATCTGTTCTTTGCACTACAGTTAATAAACTCCAGAACATTCAATtgtagaaataaatatgtaGAAACATCAATTTAGAGGCGTCAATAATAACTTAAATATACATACACAGTTATAATcatatgaaatgtgtttaaatatgaaGATATAAAGGATAGATGATCCAAGGTGAATTGTCCTGCAGTGAATAAGTGATGATGGTCCAGTTATCACGATGAATCCAAACTACAGGAACTGTCTACATGTCATCAACAGCTTCTAACTGaaggagacaaaataaaacacttcttaTTATGAATACTCAGTAACCAGGCTGTTCTGGAGAATCTGGAGGATTTTACTGTCAATCATATGAATGGTTCAATTAATTTTGTTTCCTAAAGATTAAATTTTattctaaataaatgaaaaaaatgtcaacagtcAATTAACCTCTTTATACTACATGGTCAATTTTAAATCCATGaatccaaataaaataaatctcaggtaggcttcatcatcactgaatgtaaaattattttaaacctttaaatctaaataacaataacaaaactataaatactGTAAACCTGATTCGAGATTTATTTGAAGAGGGGAAATATTTATGCTGTctaatttgtattttgtttattaaacAGCTCGTGCTGCAGCTCCTCGGAGTGATCAACGGTGGTCGCTACTTTTCTAAACCCTGAAGGCACCTCAGGCCTCAGCGCCGGTCACGTGACTGAAAGCTAAGAGTTGCTCAGTGTGGTGATCAGCCAATCCTGTGAGAGCAACAGCACATAGACATTTGCTTC from Labrus mixtus chromosome 11, fLabMix1.1, whole genome shotgun sequence includes the following:
- the LOC132983338 gene encoding histone H3 produces the protein MARTKQTARKSTGGKAPRKQLATKAARKSAPATGGVKKPHRYRPGTVALREIRRYQKSTELLIRKLPFQRLVREIAQDFKTDLRFQSSAVMALQEASEAYLVGLFEDTNLCAIHAKRVTIMPKDIQLARRIRGERA